In Paroedura picta isolate Pp20150507F chromosome 1, Ppicta_v3.0, whole genome shotgun sequence, the following are encoded in one genomic region:
- the RNASEH1 gene encoding ribonuclease H1 isoform X2, with protein sequence MFYAVRNGRNTGVYQTWEECKEQVDKYRYASFKKFASEGDAWNFVNGESSNSASNSSTADQSPGYGTHNSTSYWSDYSSYRTQNEEPSESWQERKYTKYTEVPPTTSGNNFSYMGDRIVVYTDGCCSSNGREKARAGTGVYWGPNHPLNSSERLPGRQTNQRAEINAACKAVEQAKSQNIKKLMIYTDSKFTINGMTDWVPNWQRNGWKTSNGQDVVNREDFERLSKLSEGMDIQWMHVPGHSGFRGNEAADRLAREGAGKHSSF encoded by the exons ATGTTCTACGCGGTGCGCAACGGCAGGAACACCGGGGTGTATCAAACCTG GGAAGAATGTAAAGAGCAAGTTGACAAATACCGATATGCTAGTTTCAAAAAATTTGCCTCGGAGGGAGATGCTTGGAACTTTGTAAATGGCGAGTCATCAAACTCTGCAA GTAACAGCAGTACGGCTGATCAAAGCCCCGGATATGGTACTCACAATTCTACTTCATACTGGTCGGATTATAGCTCATACAGGACACAGAATGAAGAGCCCTCAGAAAGCTGGCAAGaaagaaaatatacaaaatacaCTGAAGTGCCTCCCACAACTTCGGGGAATAATTTCTCATATATGG GGGACCGTATAGTTGTTTATACTGATGGATGTTGCTCAAGTAATGGGCGTGAGAAAGCACGTGCGGGAACAGGCGTCTATTGGGGACCTAATCATCCTCT aaataGTAGTGAAAGACTTCCTGGACGGCAAACGAATCAAAGAGCTGAAATAAAT GCAGCCTGCAAAGCTGTAGAGCAAGCAAAGAGCCAGAAcatcaagaagctgatgatctatACTGACAGCAAGTTCACCATTAATG GCATGACAGACTGGGTTCCAAACTGGCAGCGTAATGGTTGGAAAACCAGTAATGGGCAAGATGTAGTAAACAGAGAGGACTTTGAAAGGCTTTCTAAACTTTCAGAAGGCATGGACATCCAGTGG ATGCATGTTCCAGGTCATTCGGGGTTTAGGGGAAATGAAGCAGCTGATCGTCTAGCAAGAGAAGGTGCTGGCAAACACTCATCATTTTGA
- the ADI1 gene encoding acireductone dioxygenase isoform X2: MVEAWYMDESREDQRKPHRREPNQPASLERLSQLGVFHWKLDADNYETDPVLAKIRKEKNYSWMDIITIHKDKLPNYEEKIKIFYEEHLHLDDEIRYILEGSGYFDVRDKDDKWIRIAMEKGDMITLPAGIYHRFTLDESNYVKAMRLFVGEPVWTAYNRPADHFPARERYQQFLAQAVQ; encoded by the exons ATGGTGGAAGCCTGGTACATGGACGAGTCCCGCGAGGACCAGCGCAAGCCGCACCGCCGGGAGCCCAATCAGCCCGCCAGCCTGGAGCGGCTCAGCCAGCTGGGCGTTTTTCATTGGAAA cTGGATGCTGATAACTATGAGACCGATCCAGTCCTGGCAAAAATTCGGAAGGAGAAGAACTACTCTTGGATGGATATAATCACTATACACAAAGATAAATTGCCAAATTATGAAGAGAAG ataaaaatattttatgaagAGCACTTGCACCTGGATGATGAGATTCGCTACATCCTGGAAGGAAGTGGGTATTTTGATGTTCGTGATAAAGACGACAAATGGATTCGGATTGCCATGGAAAAAGGAGACATGATCACGCTCCCTGCTGGCATCTATCACCGGTTTACACTGGATGAATCT AATTATGTGAAGGCCATGAGGCTGTTCGTTGGAGAACCTGTGTGGACGGCTTACAACAGGCCAGCCGATCACTTTCCTGCTCGGGAACGGTACCAGCAGTTTTTGGCACAAGCCGTTCAATAA
- the ADI1 gene encoding acireductone dioxygenase isoform X1: protein MCLPWASSGFGSPAASPVLWVRAFPPPLQPSPVDPGRVSSGGSGALLDADNYETDPVLAKIRKEKNYSWMDIITIHKDKLPNYEEKIKIFYEEHLHLDDEIRYILEGSGYFDVRDKDDKWIRIAMEKGDMITLPAGIYHRFTLDESNYVKAMRLFVGEPVWTAYNRPADHFPARERYQQFLAQAVQ from the exons ATGTGTCTCCCGTGGGCCTCGAGTGGCTTTGGGAGCCCTGCGGCCAGCCCGGTCTTGTGGGTGCGCGCATTTCCCCCACCGCTCCAGCCCTCCCCTGTTGACCCGGGAAGAGTCTCCTCGGGAGGCAGCGGGGCTCTG cTGGATGCTGATAACTATGAGACCGATCCAGTCCTGGCAAAAATTCGGAAGGAGAAGAACTACTCTTGGATGGATATAATCACTATACACAAAGATAAATTGCCAAATTATGAAGAGAAG ataaaaatattttatgaagAGCACTTGCACCTGGATGATGAGATTCGCTACATCCTGGAAGGAAGTGGGTATTTTGATGTTCGTGATAAAGACGACAAATGGATTCGGATTGCCATGGAAAAAGGAGACATGATCACGCTCCCTGCTGGCATCTATCACCGGTTTACACTGGATGAATCT AATTATGTGAAGGCCATGAGGCTGTTCGTTGGAGAACCTGTGTGGACGGCTTACAACAGGCCAGCCGATCACTTTCCTGCTCGGGAACGGTACCAGCAGTTTTTGGCACAAGCCGTTCAATAA
- the RNASEH1 gene encoding ribonuclease H1 isoform X1, with the protein MVLRRALAFLIDLPFLPGRASGGSGNMFYAVRNGRNTGVYQTWEECKEQVDKYRYASFKKFASEGDAWNFVNGESSNSASNSSTADQSPGYGTHNSTSYWSDYSSYRTQNEEPSESWQERKYTKYTEVPPTTSGNNFSYMGDRIVVYTDGCCSSNGREKARAGTGVYWGPNHPLNSSERLPGRQTNQRAEINAACKAVEQAKSQNIKKLMIYTDSKFTINGMTDWVPNWQRNGWKTSNGQDVVNREDFERLSKLSEGMDIQWMHVPGHSGFRGNEAADRLAREGAGKHSSF; encoded by the exons ATGGTGCTGCGCCGGGCCTTGGCCTTCCTCAttgaccttcctttcctccccggCAGGGCCAGCGGTGGGAGCGGGAACATGTTCTACGCGGTGCGCAACGGCAGGAACACCGGGGTGTATCAAACCTG GGAAGAATGTAAAGAGCAAGTTGACAAATACCGATATGCTAGTTTCAAAAAATTTGCCTCGGAGGGAGATGCTTGGAACTTTGTAAATGGCGAGTCATCAAACTCTGCAA GTAACAGCAGTACGGCTGATCAAAGCCCCGGATATGGTACTCACAATTCTACTTCATACTGGTCGGATTATAGCTCATACAGGACACAGAATGAAGAGCCCTCAGAAAGCTGGCAAGaaagaaaatatacaaaatacaCTGAAGTGCCTCCCACAACTTCGGGGAATAATTTCTCATATATGG GGGACCGTATAGTTGTTTATACTGATGGATGTTGCTCAAGTAATGGGCGTGAGAAAGCACGTGCGGGAACAGGCGTCTATTGGGGACCTAATCATCCTCT aaataGTAGTGAAAGACTTCCTGGACGGCAAACGAATCAAAGAGCTGAAATAAAT GCAGCCTGCAAAGCTGTAGAGCAAGCAAAGAGCCAGAAcatcaagaagctgatgatctatACTGACAGCAAGTTCACCATTAATG GCATGACAGACTGGGTTCCAAACTGGCAGCGTAATGGTTGGAAAACCAGTAATGGGCAAGATGTAGTAAACAGAGAGGACTTTGAAAGGCTTTCTAAACTTTCAGAAGGCATGGACATCCAGTGG ATGCATGTTCCAGGTCATTCGGGGTTTAGGGGAAATGAAGCAGCTGATCGTCTAGCAAGAGAAGGTGCTGGCAAACACTCATCATTTTGA